CTCAGGACGTGAACATCTCTATCCGGCTAAGGGAGATGCCTTGGAGTCATCGGGTGTTTTGAAACACACATTTGAAGTTGCTACCAGGAGAGACTGGGGGAAGCACGCCTGCCTTCAGCGATGACAGTGCTTCTGGGTGGGTAGTTTGTCTGTGCTCAGGTTGGGACAGCAGCAGTCACCGTCAGGTgagctgtgtttatttttgtgttgcaTGCTGTGTGTGAATTAACTGGAGACTATCAATTAAGTAATTAAATTTTGCTGATTTGTAAAGATGTGAGCTAGATATATAAGGGTGTTTCTTGCTAACcaaagcttctgctgctgttccacCACAAAGACGTCTAGCAGTTCCTCATCCTTTTATTAAGCACCAATGATGTGAGCTAAAATTTTCCAAGCCACACCTATGTCTTTTGGGGACGCTGCAATTAATAGCAATCATTTCTGGGaatggtttaaagaaaaatgcaagttttgGTCATAGGGAGCTTCTCGTAGAAACtcagtttgttgtttgtttataacagtttgctgctttaaaaaatggaCTTGAGACATTGCTTCATCACTACAGATGGGGCACGGCTCGCTCGCGCTGGCAGTCCTGGCTGCACCAACACCGCCAGCCGGTGcgcagagctgctctctggcagCAGTGGTGGTTTACCCGTTTCACAACAGCAGGTGAAGGAGGACGTGGAGGCTGCAGTTGGTTCATGCTCACTCGGTGCTCAGTCAGCTGCGGTGTTTGCCTGGCCGGCGGTGCAGCCGCGCAGTGGCATGCCGCACAGCATCAGGAAGGAAGTCTGCaagcgtgtgtgtgtggctgtgtgcaCGGGCAAGAGCTGGAGCCGTTTCCGGAGCAGGGTGGCTCGGGGCTGGGCTGTTAAACCACTGCTGCTCTATGCACCGGCTCATTCGTAGCACTGCAGAAGCATATCCAaggatgcagctgctgctccgTGGACCTGCAGCCTTGTCCAGACCTGAAATCCTGTGGTTGATGGGGGCCAGGCAAGGGTTGAGCGGCAAGCATTGCAGGGAAGGAAGGCAATGCATGCACTGCAGATAAGCTCTTGCAAAGTTCATGCTGGGTGGAGTTTCCCTCTGGTTTCTAATTAGTGCTGAAGTGGAGGGGCTGTGTGACGTTTGatggcagctgggcaggagaggaggagacttgCGGGTGGCTGGAATAACAATTAATGTCCATACTTGAAATGTTCTCAAAAACATCCTCCAAGGCCAGGGCACTGTCGTGCATCAAGGGGGGACTGACTGTAAGAAgggcccagctgcagcagccccacgACAGGCCTGTGGTCCCATGCACACGCTGTGACCCTCAGAGCATAGTGCCATCTGCCTGCCCATCGGGTCCTGGCTGCTCAGGGTGCTCCGCTGCAGCAGAGCTTCCTGGACAGCAGCTTTGCTTGGAAACCCGCAGCCCTGCTGGGACAGGTCCCCTCTGCCGCTGCCCTTCTTTGCTTGGAGGAGGGTGTCCTGCAGGGACACGGCTGCTGCACCGCCAGCGGGATGCAGGCAGGACCCCAGCACTGGCGGACTGTCACCAGGGTGCTCTGTGCTTGCAGGACAGCTTCAGCTAAGGCGGtgtgggcagctgctgggctccccaggatGGGTGCAGTCCTTGTGGGTGCAGGCATCGTGTCCTTGTGGAAAACCTGGTGTCCAGGCCAATGGCCAATGAGGGGGTGTTTGTTCCCTACCTGAAGGGTAGCTGTGAGCGGCTGGTGATGTTTCCTCCGTGGGTGGTGAGGCTGGAGAGAGCTTTGTTCcttgggctggagctggggagctcTTGGCAGCGTGGGCAGCTGCTAGCACTGAGGCTGGCGTCCTCCTGACCTCACCTGGAGGTATAAGCGTGACCTGCCAGGCCTGGGGAGTCCTCTGGGCCCCGTCTCCTTTTCCTGTTACTGGTCTGGGGACTCTGACTATAGTCtgatttttcctgatttcaaCGTTTGTACCAAAGCCTGTGGCAGGCAAGTCTGGAGCCTGGAGCTGCTTCCTTTGGGACCGGCTGTTGTGCCGGTCGCTTGTGTGTGATGGAAGTGTGCCATGTTCGGCCTGTCTGTCcatgtccccccctcccctgagTTTTAAACATTCCAGCTGCTCTTGTCCCTCTGAGGCTTCTCTCTTCCAGGAGACTTCATTTCCTAAAAGAGCAGCTGCCTCCCCGCTTCCCTTAGTGTCGCCTTCTGGCTCAGCCCTTTGAACGCTGGTGCCTCGGGGTGGGTGGCCAGGTCCCAAGCGTGCCGTGACCATGAGCTGGGACCCCGGCTCCAGTGGACCACCTTTTCCCGGGGCTCAGAGGGAGGTTGTGGGCAGGAGTGTCTGTGGGAGGGGAAGGTGCCCAGGAGGAGAGCATCGCTCATCACCGTGTGCACAGATGTGTGTGGTAAATAAACAAATCAACATTGtggcttttcttccccattAGGTATTTTCGCCGCCAACTGTGTTTCAGCATGAAGCTTGGCTAGCAGCAAAATGAACTTAACGGGGGAAGGTAAGCATGTATGGATGGCATGTGCCAGAGCAGTTGATTCCTCTGTGATGCTGGGTGCAAGCTGGTGAATATTTCATATGTCTGTCCACACCACCACTGATGCTCTGTTAATATTATATTGCCTTTGCAAGCTAACGAGAAACGGTTTAAGCCTTGTTTATACTAATCTCTGATCAGCATGCAAAATAAGGAAGACTTTCTGCCTGTAGACATCTGTCACTGCTCTGCTGTCACTTCCCTGTCAGCTCCCATCCTCCCCCTGGCTGTCTGCTCTGGCCCTGATGGCCGTCAGGAACAGAGTCCCCGGTGGTGGgtcacagcccagccctgtcctgcaGTGTCCAAGCTGCACTTGGGGGCTTCAGCTCAGGCTTGTCTGCTGGCACTTTGATTTCAACTCCCTGTCACCAGCTGCAGTGTTTTTTCAGTCCCTGCCATGATGTGCCAGAGAAGCCCCTGAGAGCTCTCTTAATTCCTGCTGGAGTGGAAAGCTCTAAGCGCCAGCTTGGGCATCTGAAGGACTAGAAGGTTGTTTCTGATCAGACAGCTGTGCTGCCTAATTATGCCATGATATTTTCCACCAGAATATTTGCTGTGGAGGAAATTATCCATCCCTATTCTAGCACAGACCAATAAGCCCCATAAATTTGGGGAAATTCTTGGTGGAGGACTGCACAAAAGAGTTGAAAGTAAGCCAGAATGATTTGCAGTTGCTCAACAGACTGCTGCTGAGCATGCTCACGGATGCTTGTTCAGCCTGCCTGGGTACACTGGGGTAATCCCAACAGAGAAGTCTGTTCTGCTTCAGCCTTCCCAGTGCCCGTGGCTGCCATgcaagaggcagagcagggctgttctgctggcaggagcagtggtgtgctgcagcagcagggagagtccagagcacagcaggaggGAGAACAGTGCTTCCCAACAGCAGCCATTGGCACCTGCCTCTCTACCTTTCCCACTGCCTCACAGCAGCGAGAGGTCCCCTGGCTGGTGGTGTTGCATGGGCAGTGGTGGGGGCTGTGTGTCTGCCctggccaggcaggcaggatCCCCAGGGATACGGCACTTTGTCCCGCCGGGTTCTGCCGGAGCAGGGCTGGTACCCCAGgctcccagccagcctcccGCTTCACACAGCAAAATGAGTGAGTCCCTTTGTTCACCTCCCGCGGTGCTCGGACCAGAGATGCTGGGAGCATCTCAGTGGGAAATGCTCACTGTAAGctgtttttttgcaaagaaCAGAGCACTTCTGTGCTCCCAGCCTCCTTTTTAAACTGCAGATCTTTCCTGCTAATTAGCCTGTCTTGGTCTGCATAGCCGTAATTATTCCAGTTGGCCTTAAATCCTGACTGCTCCAACTACCATGCACTGAAATGGGTCTTGCAGCATTTGCAATCATTTTTAGGGTGAGCATTTGAATATATTTACATGACTGAAACAGATCAAGATAGCAGGAAGGAGCAAACAAGCGCTTGTCTTTTTATTGGGTCTGATTCTTGGGCTTGGTGCTGCAAAAATGCTAGCACTGTTTGTTGTTCCCTCTGATTTATGCCTAAACAAATAAACCAGCATTTGACTTTTTGACTTTTATATAGTAGATGGGCATGCATTTGAAACTGTTTAACCTTGGTATGTTAACCAAGCAATTGGCCAGGTTGGTGCTAAGAAGCCACAAAAATAGTTTTGGTGGTGATGTTACTTTGCTGCCGGGGTGGGAAAACACAtagctgggcaggcagggaggcactGCCTCTCCATGTCTTGGTAATCTGGTGGCATGAGCAGAAGTGGATAAAAGCAGAGCGGGTGGATGGTGAGCAGCTGAGTGCTTCACCAGTCCGTTTAGGTGGAGGGGGATGTCAGGGACTGGAAGGGGAACAGAGCGAGTCCTGGAGCACCCGGCcagtgctggggcagcctgtgctggcaggcagggcaggggcagggaggctgcctggctccagggtggctctcctgcctgctccctgccacagccGGGCTTTGCACCAGCCGCTGCTAAGTGTGCTCTTTGATGGAAAgagctgaaaggagaaaaaggtttTTCTGAAGCAGTTCTTTGGACtgtcagcaaaacaaaatgcatggACGTCCCGTTCCTTCCACTCTATTcagctcccaccccagccacaTAATCACAAAGAACTTGAAATCCCCGGGTGAGCCCAGGGGAGGATTGCAAAACCTGCGCTCACAAAtggagcaggggtggggggagggtgTGGGAAGCAGTGCCAGTGTTCCTAGGAGTCCCTCCTGGgtaggcagcagagcagggacttGCAGAAACTGCAGGCTTCCTGCTGGGTATTTTACCAAGATgcagaaaacccccaaaaatctTAATGCTGGATGAAGTCTTCCAAGGATTTTTATGTAAGGTCAGTCTCTGGAGGAAGGGCGTTTAACACTGACTTTGTGTATTGCTGTTAGCCTTCAAATGGTTTAATTCCTCAAAGTGTTTAGTTCTAAAGGATAACTGCCTCTCCTGACTTGGACACTTAAAATTTGCATGTGattcttttggttttctcttaTTTTAGCTTTCCCCGCTCCCCTGTGACAGCACATTGAAACTAAAGAAAATATAGGAAGGAGACAGGTGGCTGAGAGAAGCAAGAAGACAGTGGTGTGCTTTggaaggaaggagaactgcaggGAGGATTTGGGCTTCATTTGGGATGGAAtctctgaagatttttttaggACTGACTGGGTACCCATGGCTCCTCCTCTCCGAAACATTCCTGGAGGTTTGCTCCAGCTGTAAACCTGTGTTTCTGGGTACACAAACAGTCCAGAAGTAATATCTTTGGGTGTGCTTTGAGACAGACTTTAATTACTTCCTGGGTAGAACGTACCTAGCCTGGAAGTTGATAAGCGAAAGAGATGATGAAAGCTTGGAATGGTGTCAGCGTCCTGAAGGAGCCAGGCTGGATGCTGAGGTGACGTAGGGGCTGGGCTGGATTGTGGATCCTGCTCCTCTGACTGTgctgtgtttcttctgcagatGCCTGTTGGGTTGAACGTTTGGTAGCTGAAAGCTGAAGTGTGGTCACCAGCCTGTGTGGAGGAAAGCAGGATGCGGGTCACCATGaggagggtgctgctggtggtgggctCGGTGGTCGCCCTGATGGTGACTCTGCACCTCGGCCAGCAGGTCCTGGAGTGCCAGCAGGTCCTGAGCGAGAGGAGGCACAGGCTGATGAGACCTGAGAACGAGGAGCTGATCATGATGGACTCCAACCATGTTGAGTACCGTTACAGCAAGGAGATGCCCCTGATATTCATTGGTGGGGTCCCACGGAGCGGCACGACGCTGATGAGGGCCATGCTGGATGCCCACCCTGAGGTACGCTGTGGAGAGGAGACCCGCATCATCCCTCGGGTGCTGGCCATGCGGCAGGCCTGGTCCAAATCAGGGCGAGAGAAGATGCGCCTGGACGAAGCAGGGGTGACAGACCAAGTTTTGGATGCCGCTATGCAGGCCTTTATACTGGAAGTGATCGCCAAGCATGGTGAGCCAGCCAGGTACTTGTGTAACAAGGACCCCTTCACGCTGAAGTCCTCTGTTTACCTGTCCAGGCTGTTCCCCAATTCCAAATTCCTCCTGATGGTTCGAGACGGCCGGGCTTCAGTCCATTCCATGATCACACGGAAAGTGACAATCGCAGGCTTCGACCTGAACAGCTACCGAGACTGCCTGACCAAGTGGAACAAAGCCATCGAGGTGATGTACTCCCAGTGCTTGGAGATCGGGCGGTCCCGGTGCCTGCCTGTTTACTACGAGCAGCTCGTGCTGCACCCTGAGCAGTCCATGCATGCCATCATGAAGTTCCTGGACATCTCCTGGAGCGACACGGTGCTGCACCACGAGGAGCTGATAGGGAAGCCTGGCGGGGTGTCGCTTTCCAAGTGAGTGTCTTGGCTCCTGTCTCAGCTTTTCAAGGAGCATTTTCATTACGTGAAGCAGGTCAAGGCTAAAACTGGGGGCAAAGATGCTTTGGTTGTATTTATGCATACTTTTCAGGGACAGATGTGGCAGCCCATCCAGTTTTACTGCCGtaggttttgtgtttctgagtAAAAGATAGCTTTAATACTTGCAATCTGTTGTACCCAACAGAGCAGCTTGTCAAGAGAGAACTTTAGGACCAGGTGACTGTTTTATTAATCTCTCTTGGTCTCTTAATTTGAAAAGACCCTCTTGCTCTGAAACATGAGCTCCTTAATGTCTCTTTTCTTCACCCGTCCTCAAATACCTCCTTACCGCAATTAGTTTTGCTGCTAATGAATGGCTTTCAGTGGTGAGCAGCAATTCTTGCCAAGTTTGGTGCTGGTATtgcagaataaaagaaataccTGCTCCATGGAGACACACCCCAGCACTCCCTCCTTGCTGGCTGGCCGTCTCAGCGTGCCAGGGGGTGCTTgctttttcccagtttcttctcttttaatgcttttcttctgtaaaggGAGGGTTAAGTCAAACTTGGCAAAATTTTAATCGGTCGTGTAAGGGAATCATACAAGCAGTCTTCATATAAATTGCCTGTGATGAGGGCAGCAAGGAGCCGCTGTGGGATGTGCAGCTGCTCTGTTTCTCTGGGAAGGCAGTGGGTGTGCAACAGGGCTCCGCTTGCCTCTGCCCTCAGACACTCTCCTGCAGGAGGTGGTGCGGCATTGCCTATACCTTGGCAGTCGGTGACAGGGACACTCTCACAAGGCTCAGGATCGCAGCCCCTGTTGTACTTCATCCCTCTTAAGACACCACATTGCCTTTGCTGCGTGAGGTGTGGTTTCCTTTGGCTGGAGTCGAGCAGGCGGCTGCTCGCCCCAGGCCAGCGTCCTGCTGGGCACAGGGTGCAGAGGGGTGGCAGTATCTGCGAGGGGCTCGCTCCTTGCAGTTtggagggcagggagcacagctggcagggagcatGGTTATCCTGTAATAAGCAGAGGGGTCCCGGTAACACCCATACCCCAGTACAGTTTGGATCCCCCCCGAACAGGAGGACCCAGCCTGTGGGACTGTGGAAACTCCTGCCAAGATCCACTcccccacagcagggctgtgagtgggaagcagctgtgccagggctgccccacaccGACTGCCCCAGGCATACCCAGCAGGCTGTGAGTGTTTGTGCTGCATGCATGTCTTGGTCATTGGAAGCAAAATGTTGAGGTGGCAGTGAAGCTAGCTGTGGGCTGTTCTTTCTGAGCTTAGCACATGTGTAAAATACAACTTTAGTGTCTTGTTTcgtttgtggtttttttttctttattatttttcccaggATAGAAAGATCAACAGACCAGGTTATCAAGCCGGTGAACATGGAGGCATTATCTAAATGGATCGGGCACATCCCAGGG
This genomic interval from Falco peregrinus isolate bFalPer1 chromosome 2, bFalPer1.pri, whole genome shotgun sequence contains the following:
- the TPST2 gene encoding protein-tyrosine sulfotransferase 2; amino-acid sequence: MRVTMRRVLLVVGSVVALMVTLHLGQQVLECQQVLSERRHRLMRPENEELIMMDSNHVEYRYSKEMPLIFIGGVPRSGTTLMRAMLDAHPEVRCGEETRIIPRVLAMRQAWSKSGREKMRLDEAGVTDQVLDAAMQAFILEVIAKHGEPARYLCNKDPFTLKSSVYLSRLFPNSKFLLMVRDGRASVHSMITRKVTIAGFDLNSYRDCLTKWNKAIEVMYSQCLEIGRSRCLPVYYEQLVLHPEQSMHAIMKFLDISWSDTVLHHEELIGKPGGVSLSKIERSTDQVIKPVNMEALSKWIGHIPGDVLQDMAHIAPMLARLGYDPYANPPNYGHPDPLVVNNTHRVLKGDYKTPANLKGHLQVTQNTSSSH